The genomic window CCGTTGGCGCCGGAATAGTCCTTGAGCACGGTGCCGGGCGCGAAGTCACAGGAAACCGTGCTGTTCTGCCAGGCCGAGTAGTTGTCGTTAATGCCGATGATGGCCTTGGTGCTGCGCTCAATCACGAGGTGGTCGGCGGCCTGCCAGCGCACTTTGTAGGCCCCGTCCTTGAAGTGCAGGTTCTGATGGCACCAAATTAGGTTTTCCAGGTCGGAACGCGTCGGCAAATCCACGCTGCTCTTAGGGCTATGCGAAAAACGCTTGCCGGTGTTGCCGAGGTTAAACAAGTCCTCGAAGAAAATCTGGGGTGAGCCGTCCACGGCCATGGCCGCGGCGTAGGCGGCCGACAGGCGCGGGTCGAACGGGTCGATGTGGGGCGCCAGCTCCGAGCCGGTATTCCAGCCGGTGTAGTTGCCGCTGGCGTCGGTGGTGGGCCGGAAGGTGTCGTGGTTGTTCACAAACGGCACGGTACGGTGCACGTACTGCCCGTTGAGGAGCACCGTGCGGGTGCCCTGCTGGTAGCCCGGCAGGCTGCCCAAATCGAAGTTGCCCCCGCCGCTGACGATGCTGTAAATACCGTTGCGCAGCGAAAAGTCGAAGGTGCCGGCCCGGTTCTGCACGTTGCTCACCCAGCCGTCCATCTGGGTGCTGGAGCCCACCCATTCGCCCACGGCAAACATAGTGGCTCCGCCATTGGCCCAGCCGGCGTTGCTTTGCAGGTTGTAGAGGAAATCCTCCATGGCAAAGTCCGGGAAGTGCTTTACCGCGTCGAGGCGCACCCCGTCGAAGCCCACCTGCTTTTTGTACCACACCAGCCAGCTGCGGGTGTTGTTGCGCATGTAGTCGGCGCTCTGGGCGGGGTTGAAGGTGGCGTTGGAGCTCAGGCCGTAGGAGCCGTTGTAGTAGCTCACGTCGGGCCCGAAGTACACCGCGTTCCAGTCGCCGGAGGTCGAGTTATTGCCGGGGTTGGGGTTGAAGTTCTGCCAGTTTTTGGCGAAACGGCCGTTGCGGGCCAGATAGTTGGCGGCCGTTTCGTCGGTGGCGGGCTTGGTGTAGCTCACGTACCGGAAGTTCTTGTACTTGCTGGTCGTGTAGTCGTCCCAGGCAGCCGGGTCGGGCCCGCCCTGCCCGGTAGCCGAGCCGGCATTGTCGAGGTGGTTGAGCACAATATCCTGCACGACTTCAATGCCGTTGGCGTGCAGAATGGCCACGCCGCGCAGCAATTCATCCTTGGTGCCGAGCCGGGTCGGCAAAAAACCTTTCTGGTACTTATCCCCGAGGTCGTAGTTGTCGAAGGGCGAGTAGCCGTTGCCCTGGTTACCGTTCTTGATGGAAGGCGGCATCCAGACGGCGTCGATGCCCATGGCCTTGAGGCGGGGCGCGAGGTCGGCAATGTAGTTGGCCCAGCCGTTGGGGTAGTTCGAGTTCCAGTAGTCCCACCAGAAGCCTTGCAGAACGACTTTCTGCGCGCGGGCCGGACTGCCGGTCAGGAGCAGGAACACGGATAGGGCGACCAGCAGCCAGCGGCTGGGTCGGAGAGTAGAGTTGAGCATGCGTACTGTGGGAATTGGTTGGAAAAAGGAGCGGGCGAAAAGAATTACTTGCGTAGTATTTTTCGTTAGTAAGGTAAGCGTCTATAGAACTAAAACAATATGCTGGCCGGCCTAAAAGATTATGGCCTGCGCCGGGCCGGCGCAAAAACGGCCCTGGGGAATTAATTGAATATGGTCATTGTTGTATATGCTGGCCGCCGGAACTTACACCGTCGGCAAGTTTTTATCGTATAGCCATTTATTCGGGTCCTTGGCCTAGAGTAAGACTATATTCTGACAACTGAAATCAATCTGTATCCATGGAAAAGCCAAGTGTAACCCAGCGTAAACGACTCAAAATCCGGGCCCGTCGACTGACGCGCCGGGTGCTGCCGTTTGTGGCTTCGTTGTTTATGGCTACTCCGCTGGCCGCCCCCGTGGCCCGCACCACTGCCGCCGGTATGGAAACCAAGATGCCGTCGGCCAAAGCCATGCAGGCTGCCTTCTTCGACCAGCGCATGCACGACCTCTACCGCGACCTGCAGGTCGAGCAGCAGGGCCTGCGCTACGACGTATTCGAAAAGGCCGTAACGGGCTATTTCAACCTCAAAAACGACGGCAAGCTCAGCGACAAGCAGCTGCTGACCGTTATCGACTTCAACCTGCCTTCCACCGAAAAGCGCCTCTGGGTACTGGATCTGGCTTCGAAGCAGGTAGTATTTAACACCCTGGTGGCCCACGGCCACAACTCGGGCGAGAACATGGCCACGAACTTCTCCAACGAGAACGAGTCGAACATGAGTAGCCTGGGCTTCTACGTTACGCAGTCGGAGTACGTGGGCAAGCACGGCCGCTCGCTCAAGCTCGAAGGCGTGGACCAAGGCTATAATGACAATGCGCAAATGCGCTCCGTCGTCATGCACGGCGCCGACTACGTGAGCGAGGACTTCATTCGCCAGAACGGCCGCCTGGGCCGCAGCCTCGGCTGCCCCGCCCTGCCCATGGACCAGTACGCCCAGATTATCGACACCGTCGGCAACGGCACCTGCCTGTTTTTGAACGGCAACGACACGACGTACTCGTCGAAGTACCTGAATCCGGACGTGGCCCAGGATGTGGCTATGAACACGCTGCTGAGCACGCAAAGCTAAACCACTGTTGCTTCTGCCATAGAAAAGGCCACCCGTTTGCGCGGGTGGCCTTTTTTCGTTGTCAAGCAGCTTGTCGGCTACAGCGTCACACCGAATTTCTTGCCGACGCTTTCCAAGTCGTTAATTACTGGGTCCAGCAGCGGAATACCGTCGAGCAGGCGGTGCTGGGCCATAATCCGCTCTGGGTCGCCGGGAATAATTACCTGCTTGCCTTCCACGGCCTGGGCGTTGCGGAAGGTGCTGATCCAATTGTCCATGTGGGCCTTGAACTCGGCGGCCGGCCGGAAGGCATCCACCCGCATGGCCCCGAAGAAGTGCCCGATGCCCTGGCCCACCGGGTCGGCCGGCGGCTGCAGGAAGGCCACGAAGGGCGGCACCCAAGGCCCGTAGTTGGCCCCCGACAATACCGCCGAGAATATGTCCACGATGCTGCCCAGGCAGTAACCCTTGTGGGAGCCGGTTTCGCCGCCGAGCGGGAGCAGGGCGCCGCCGTTTTTCACGGCGTTGGCATCGGTCGAGCCGCTGCCGTCGGCGTTCTGCACCCAGCCTTCGGGCACCGGAATCTGCTTGCGCTGGGCAATTTCGAGCTTACCGTTGGCGGCCGTAGTCGTGGCAAAGTCGGCGACGAAATCGGGCTGCTCCCCGGCCGGAATGGCTACCGCAATGGGGTTGGTACCCAGCAGGCGGTCCAGGGAATAGGTGGGCGCCACGAGCGGACTGGCGTTGGTCATGGCCATACCAATCATGTCGTGGGCCAGGGCCTTCATGGCGTGGTAGCCGGCAATGCCGAAGTGGTTGGAGTTCTTGACCGATACCCAGCCGGTGCCGGCCACGCGGGCTTTTTCCAGGGCAATAGTCATGGCCTTGGGCGCCACCACCAGGCCCAGGCCCCCGTCGCCATCCACCACGGCCGTGCTGGGCGTTTCGTGCACGATGCCCACCCGCGGCGTGGCATTAATGCGGCCCGCTTCCCAGAGCCGCACGTAGCCGATAAGCCGGGCTACGCCGTGGGAGTCGATACCGCGCAGGTCGGCCGAGAGCAGCACTTCGGTAGCCAGCGTGGCGTCTTCCGCCGGGCAGCCAAGGCTGAGAAAAACAGACTCGGTGAAGGTGAAAAGCTGGTTATAGGGAAAGATATGAGTCATGAGGAGAAGCGAAAAAGAACGTCATGCTGAGCTTGCCGAAGCATCTCTACCACTTTGTTGCTAAAGTAAATGATGTTAGCACTGCGGTAGAGATGCTTCGGCAAGCTCAGCATGACACATCCTATATAATGACTGATTAAAGCTTCGGCCGGCGCTACTGCGTCAGCATTTCCTGCAAAAGGCCTTCTTTCAGAGCATAAGCCGAGGCGCGGATGTGCAGGAAGTCGTAGGTTTTGAGCACGAAGTCAATCAGGATGCTGGCCACCACTAT from Hymenobacter chitinivorans DSM 11115 includes these protein-coding regions:
- a CDS encoding alpha-amylase family glycosyl hydrolase → MLNSTLRPSRWLLVALSVFLLLTGSPARAQKVVLQGFWWDYWNSNYPNGWANYIADLAPRLKAMGIDAVWMPPSIKNGNQGNGYSPFDNYDLGDKYQKGFLPTRLGTKDELLRGVAILHANGIEVVQDIVLNHLDNAGSATGQGGPDPAAWDDYTTSKYKNFRYVSYTKPATDETAANYLARNGRFAKNWQNFNPNPGNNSTSGDWNAVYFGPDVSYYNGSYGLSSNATFNPAQSADYMRNNTRSWLVWYKKQVGFDGVRLDAVKHFPDFAMEDFLYNLQSNAGWANGGATMFAVGEWVGSSTQMDGWVSNVQNRAGTFDFSLRNGIYSIVSGGGNFDLGSLPGYQQGTRTVLLNGQYVHRTVPFVNNHDTFRPTTDASGNYTGWNTGSELAPHIDPFDPRLSAAYAAAMAVDGSPQIFFEDLFNLGNTGKRFSHSPKSSVDLPTRSDLENLIWCHQNLHFKDGAYKVRWQAADHLVIERSTKAIIGINDNYSAWQNSTVSCDFAPGTVLKDYSGANGTATVTVSGSQTVVINTPPCNGTAAGGRRGYSVWAPVNIGTNYVRAAMATTQEWELADDLGDSDARSLQQGGQLPASSTALRTAGRIYSDANKAITYSLFPTDATRSLTVALYNSAGTLVSSQTGTGNLTGTYTPTTAGWITLKAKNASTANPAQRAFVKATYTAPTVVSGSMTARPALATATASPTASAAAKPQAELQLFPNPTTADRIELVLQTTAEQPATLRLFDVTGRLMHQETVRLYRGSNQLHLAPAKAIPAGIYQLSVAEFGLTQKLVIK
- a CDS encoding murein L,D-transpeptidase catalytic domain family protein; translated protein: MEKPSVTQRKRLKIRARRLTRRVLPFVASLFMATPLAAPVARTTAAGMETKMPSAKAMQAAFFDQRMHDLYRDLQVEQQGLRYDVFEKAVTGYFNLKNDGKLSDKQLLTVIDFNLPSTEKRLWVLDLASKQVVFNTLVAHGHNSGENMATNFSNENESNMSSLGFYVTQSEYVGKHGRSLKLEGVDQGYNDNAQMRSVVMHGADYVSEDFIRQNGRLGRSLGCPALPMDQYAQIIDTVGNGTCLFLNGNDTTYSSKYLNPDVAQDVAMNTLLSTQS
- a CDS encoding Ldh family oxidoreductase, with the protein product MTHIFPYNQLFTFTESVFLSLGCPAEDATLATEVLLSADLRGIDSHGVARLIGYVRLWEAGRINATPRVGIVHETPSTAVVDGDGGLGLVVAPKAMTIALEKARVAGTGWVSVKNSNHFGIAGYHAMKALAHDMIGMAMTNASPLVAPTYSLDRLLGTNPIAVAIPAGEQPDFVADFATTTAANGKLEIAQRKQIPVPEGWVQNADGSGSTDANAVKNGGALLPLGGETGSHKGYCLGSIVDIFSAVLSGANYGPWVPPFVAFLQPPADPVGQGIGHFFGAMRVDAFRPAAEFKAHMDNWISTFRNAQAVEGKQVIIPGDPERIMAQHRLLDGIPLLDPVINDLESVGKKFGVTL